A window of Paenibacillus sp. 19GGS1-52 contains these coding sequences:
- a CDS encoding NAD/NADP transhydrogenase alpha subunit: MKCISVYTNNFEVFSDIFERVVDSPLEENEEQEVEGITISHSGDVPEHYLERMSVKPEVVVMRDKSRGLTILQHGKVFEILLPVLETA; the protein is encoded by the coding sequence ATGAAATGCATTTCTGTATACACCAACAATTTTGAAGTGTTTTCCGATATTTTTGAGCGTGTTGTGGATAGTCCCCTTGAAGAGAACGAAGAGCAAGAAGTAGAAGGTATTACAATCAGCCATTCTGGTGATGTTCCTGAGCATTATCTGGAGCGTATGTCCGTGAAGCCTGAGGTTGTAGTGATGAGAGATAAATCCCGTGGTCTGACTATTCTACAGCATGGTAAAGTATTTGAAATTTTGCTGCCTGTATTGGAAACTGCTTAA